In Clostridium sp. JN-1, one genomic interval encodes:
- a CDS encoding methyl-accepting chemotaxis protein translates to MISVKAIDTIKELAERQVDMVPGGGFFGIAEGDTLTWVASSKNIGIKLFYEGQKLDKNSTTVTSQRENKTLTQKIPRSAYGVRLTVSVIPIIDEKGNAAAAFSMAFPREHSIVKSFQDFAPVLSQMFPEGVFMVVTDLEKVIRIQGSKQFNIANMKIGEKISDTSILRKVINTKEPASQEFDASKYGVPVRVECNPLFEDDNKNEIVGTFQIIIPSKLSVDLREMAIDLSQGIGGISSAIQELAASASEIHLNEQKLNNEIKQVIGLSEEINEVSSFIKDIADETKMLGLNAAIEAARAGEAGRGFGVVAEEIRNLSDQSKSTVPKIKKLTDTIKLRIDESSKKSQNSLSSSQEQAAATEEVTASVEEITKMADELTEIAKRL, encoded by the coding sequence ATGATTTCTGTAAAAGCGATAGATACAATAAAAGAATTAGCAGAAAGACAAGTTGATATGGTGCCGGGAGGAGGATTTTTTGGAATTGCTGAGGGTGATACACTTACGTGGGTTGCATCATCTAAAAATATTGGTATTAAATTATTTTACGAAGGGCAAAAGTTGGATAAGAATAGTACAACAGTTACTTCCCAGCGTGAAAATAAAACTCTTACACAAAAAATTCCGCGTTCTGCTTATGGAGTTAGACTTACAGTATCGGTTATTCCAATTATTGACGAGAAAGGTAATGCTGCAGCAGCTTTTTCAATGGCGTTTCCAAGAGAACATTCCATTGTAAAATCATTTCAAGATTTTGCACCAGTTCTTTCACAGATGTTTCCAGAAGGAGTTTTTATGGTTGTAACGGATTTAGAGAAGGTAATTCGTATCCAGGGTTCGAAACAATTTAATATAGCTAATATGAAAATTGGTGAAAAAATTTCAGATACATCTATTTTAAGAAAAGTAATAAATACAAAAGAGCCAGCTTCACAAGAATTTGATGCTTCTAAGTATGGAGTTCCAGTTAGAGTAGAATGCAATCCATTGTTTGAGGATGATAATAAAAATGAGATTGTTGGAACTTTTCAAATTATAATACCAAGTAAACTTTCAGTTGATCTGCGCGAAATGGCAATTGATCTATCACAGGGAATTGGAGGAATATCTTCTGCAATTCAAGAACTTGCAGCATCTGCGTCAGAAATACATTTAAATGAACAGAAGTTAAATAACGAGATAAAACAGGTTATAGGATTATCAGAGGAGATAAACGAAGTATCATCATTTATAAAGGATATTGCTGATGAAACAAAAATGCTTGGATTAAATGCTGCCATTGAAGCAGCAAGAGCAGGAGAAGCAGGAAGAGGATTTGGAGTTGTTGCAGAAGAAATAAGGAACTTATCCGATCAATCTAAGAGTACGGTTCCTAAAATAAAAAAGCTTACAGATACCATTAAGTTAAGAATAGATGAATCAAGTAAAAAAAGTCAAAATTCACTGTCATCAAGTCAAGAACAAGCAGCTGCTACTGAAGAAGTTACTGCAAGTGTTGAAGAAATAACAAAAATGGCAGATGAATTAACAGAAATTGCGAAAAGGTTATAA
- a CDS encoding 4Fe-4S binding protein has translation MKRKIVSIDREKCSGCGLCVDACHEGAIKLEDGKAHLISDEYCDGLGDCLPECPAGAISIIERESSPYDEELVKKKRAEKSELESKESLPCGCPGTAAKKIVRKPTINNVPSVKKEENCKIQSELMQWPVQLKLVNVNAPYFENADLLVAADCTAYAYANFHQDFIKGHITVIGCPKLDDADYYKEKITEILLKNNIKSITVVRMEVPCCGGIVNAVKTAMLDSKTIVPYKEVILGTDGTLL, from the coding sequence ATGAAAAGGAAAATCGTTAGTATAGATAGAGAAAAATGCAGTGGCTGTGGATTATGTGTAGATGCCTGTCATGAAGGAGCAATTAAACTAGAAGATGGAAAGGCACATTTAATTTCAGATGAATACTGTGATGGACTAGGTGATTGTCTTCCAGAGTGTCCAGCAGGAGCTATATCTATAATAGAAAGGGAAAGCAGCCCTTATGATGAAGAGTTAGTTAAGAAAAAGCGTGCAGAAAAAAGTGAATTAGAATCTAAAGAAAGCTTGCCATGCGGCTGTCCTGGAACTGCAGCTAAAAAAATAGTAAGAAAACCTACTATAAATAATGTTCCAAGTGTTAAAAAAGAAGAAAATTGTAAAATACAATCAGAGCTTATGCAGTGGCCTGTTCAGTTAAAGCTTGTAAATGTCAATGCTCCTTATTTTGAAAATGCTGACTTGTTAGTAGCAGCAGATTGTACTGCATATGCATATGCTAACTTCCACCAGGATTTTATAAAGGGACATATAACAGTAATAGGTTGTCCTAAATTAGATGATGCAGACTACTATAAAGAAAAAATAACAGAAATACTATTAAAAAATAATATTAAGAGTATAACTGTAGTTAGAATGGAGGTACCTTGCTGTGGAGGAATCGTAAATGCTGTAAAAACTGCAATGCTTGATTCAAAAACTATAGTTCCTTATAAGGAAGTGATACTTGGAACTGATGGTACCTTACTATAA
- a CDS encoding ATP-binding protein, which translates to MNILAKVKKSVTLELFTTTFLVFAIFISCTTAVQSLFFGKFYMDKKKSDLQQTVIKFKSNYDKTYDPDKVKDLMTSIEESGNIKLAILDRYGKLKFIVRSNNEKLDANRIRAINIAIKNLNIDSITLNEMIKNNKPLTFVSGNPKSPIKDIVSVDLDEKKGEILFAISSLQPVDEASAVIKEFYLYFLASAVFLILILSLFYSHTITKPLLILNKSALKMAGLDFSQKSNIQREDEIGNLSNTLNFLSENLCKSLNSLKEANIKLEKDIEKERQLEKMRKEFVAAASHELKTPISLIEGYAEAIKDGVFNDSKERDYYLDVIIDESKIMGNLVYDMLHLSQLESGKLTLNKENFYLDHMVNDILNKFSTLINQKNIKLNSELDKDTKINADWNKIQQVVNNFLTNAIRYTSENGVINVHLKNYSSYFVFSIENSSAPIPEEQLNKIWDRFYRLDKSGNRKLGGTGLGLAIAGNILLLHKLNFGVKNTELGVKFYFTNKDSNLK; encoded by the coding sequence ATGAATATATTAGCAAAAGTAAAAAAGAGTGTAACTCTGGAGTTATTCACAACTACTTTTTTGGTATTTGCAATATTTATAAGCTGCACAACAGCTGTTCAATCTCTATTTTTTGGTAAATTCTATATGGATAAGAAGAAAAGTGATCTTCAGCAAACGGTAATAAAGTTTAAATCAAATTACGATAAAACATACGATCCCGATAAAGTAAAAGACCTTATGACAAGTATTGAAGAATCCGGAAACATCAAGTTAGCAATACTGGACCGATATGGAAAATTAAAATTTATAGTAAGATCTAATAACGAGAAATTAGATGCAAATAGAATTCGTGCGATAAATATTGCAATTAAAAACTTAAATATCGACTCTATAACCTTAAATGAAATGATTAAAAATAATAAACCTTTGACTTTTGTATCTGGAAATCCTAAAAGCCCTATAAAGGATATAGTAAGTGTAGACCTCGATGAGAAAAAAGGAGAAATATTGTTTGCTATTTCTTCACTTCAACCTGTTGATGAAGCTTCTGCTGTAATAAAAGAATTTTACCTATACTTTTTAGCATCTGCCGTATTTTTAATTTTAATACTTTCACTATTTTATTCACATACCATTACTAAGCCGCTTTTGATTTTAAATAAATCTGCTTTAAAAATGGCTGGATTAGATTTTTCTCAAAAATCTAATATACAAAGGGAAGATGAGATAGGTAATTTGTCAAATACTTTAAACTTTTTATCGGAAAATTTGTGTAAATCTCTTAACTCTTTAAAAGAGGCAAATATAAAATTGGAAAAAGACATAGAGAAAGAAAGGCAGCTTGAAAAGATGAGAAAAGAATTTGTTGCTGCAGCATCTCACGAATTAAAAACTCCAATAAGCCTTATAGAAGGATATGCTGAGGCCATTAAAGATGGTGTATTCAATGATTCAAAAGAACGTGACTATTATTTAGATGTAATAATCGATGAATCAAAAATCATGGGAAACCTAGTGTACGATATGCTTCATCTATCACAATTGGAATCCGGTAAATTGACATTAAATAAGGAAAACTTTTATCTTGATCACATGGTTAACGATATATTAAATAAATTTTCAACTTTAATAAATCAAAAAAACATAAAACTAAATTCAGAACTCGATAAAGATACTAAAATAAATGCAGATTGGAACAAAATACAGCAAGTAGTAAATAACTTCTTAACAAATGCAATTAGATATACAAGTGAAAATGGAGTTATAAATGTACACCTTAAAAATTACAGTTCATATTTTGTATTTTCTATAGAAAATAGCAGTGCTCCGATACCTGAAGAGCAATTAAATAAAATATGGGATAGATTTTATAGACTTGATAAATCCGGTAATAGAAAATTAGGCGGTACTGGTCTAGGACTTGCAATAGCAGGAAATATACTGCTCCTCCATAAATTAAATTTTGGTGTTAAAAATACTGAACTAGGAGTAAAATTTTACTTCACAAATAAAGATTCAAATTTAAAATAA
- a CDS encoding response regulator transcription factor yields the protein MNETILIVDDEERMRTLIKIYLKKEGFNVLEADNGQNALKILKDNSVQLLILDVMMPVMDGWNTCKKVRKFSNIPIIMLTAKAEDEDQLLGFELGIDNYITKPFSPKILVAKVNALISRVYGAGPNSDKNGYDGLYINEQSHEVKIDGEEIYLSPKEFELLSYFIKNKDIVLSRERILNTIWGIDYEGDLRTVDTHIKRLREKLAEKAYLIATVRGSGYKFTLKRLD from the coding sequence ATGAATGAAACAATACTGATTGTAGACGATGAGGAAAGAATGAGAACACTCATAAAAATATACTTGAAAAAAGAAGGTTTTAATGTACTCGAAGCAGATAATGGACAAAATGCTTTAAAAATACTAAAAGATAACTCTGTCCAACTTTTAATATTAGATGTAATGATGCCTGTAATGGATGGCTGGAATACTTGCAAGAAGGTTAGAAAATTTTCAAATATTCCTATAATAATGTTAACTGCAAAAGCTGAAGATGAAGATCAACTTTTAGGTTTTGAACTTGGCATAGATAATTATATAACTAAGCCATTTAGTCCTAAAATATTAGTGGCAAAAGTAAATGCATTGATAAGTAGAGTATATGGAGCGGGGCCAAATAGTGACAAAAATGGTTATGATGGATTATACATAAATGAACAATCGCATGAAGTAAAGATAGATGGAGAAGAAATATATTTATCCCCAAAGGAATTTGAACTTTTAAGTTATTTTATAAAAAATAAGGATATAGTTTTAAGTAGAGAAAGAATCTTAAATACAATTTGGGGTATCGATTATGAAGGAGATTTAAGGACAGTAGATACTCATATAAAGCGTTTAAGAGAAAAATTAGCTGAAAAAGCTTATCTTATAGCTACTGTAAGAGGTTCTGGTTATAAATTTACACTAAAAAGATTGGATTGA
- a CDS encoding helix-turn-helix transcriptional regulator, which produces MLNGRKIRDMRLSLGYTTLDIQNLTKSPKYETSISKSYLEELERGDKRNPSLNKIVVLAEVLRCKVDDLILSA; this is translated from the coding sequence ATGTTAAATGGTAGGAAAATTCGTGATATGAGATTAAGTCTCGGGTATACGACTCTTGATATTCAAAATCTCACGAAAAGTCCAAAATATGAAACTTCAATTTCTAAATCCTATTTAGAAGAACTAGAGAGAGGAGATAAAAGGAACCCAAGTCTCAACAAAATAGTTGTTCTTGCAGAAGTACTAAGATGTAAAGTAGATGATCTTATATTAAGTGCTTAA